GTCAAGCAATTAGCGCGTAATTATAAGAGAGGTGAGTGTATGCGAAAGTATGAAATAGTTTTAATGAGAGAAGATGTGGCTCTCATGTATCGGGGGATGGAAAAGAAATTATTTCAGCTATTTAAAGAAAATCGCCTCGCTACAGGGCTATTAAAAACAATCACGCGATCGCAAATTAACTACATTACAAGAACAATTCCAGAGAAGCAAATTAATCAAGTTATTTATCATACTCTTTTTCACAATAAAGATTACAGTAACATAGGAAATAATCATCGCATTAATTTTAAAAGAGAACATAGTAATGCAACTTTAACAGTTACTCAGGATAAAATTTTGTTAGAGGCAGATGGCAATTTAGATGCTGAGACGTCCTTTTTTGAAATTCTTCGCCATTACCAACACTATTTTTTAGCGTTGAACTATAAGAACAATGAGTATGGCTGGTTGAGGCCGTTAAGAGCTTTGGATATTGTACAAAAATGAGTTAATCTCCCAACTTCTCTTTAAATATGAAAGCCTTTCATGTATAATAAATAGGGTTCAAACATTATGACGTTTTTAGTCGACAATTCAGCAGATTAGAGAAGGAGGGTCAACGCCGATGTGGGTAAATATTTTAATCGGTGTCATCGCTCTGTTAGCAGGAATCGCGCTTGGATTCTTTATCGCTAGACAGTACATGATGAATTATATGAAGAAAAATCCGCCAATCAACGAAAAAATGCTTCGAGTGATGATGATGCAAATGGGACAGAATCCATCGCAAAAGAAAATTAACCAAATGATGAAAGCGATGCAAGGTCAGACAGATAAAAAATAACAGCAGCACTCCTTTTTATAGGGGTGCTTTTTAATATGACTATTAAAGTTTGTTTTGTACTAAATAGACAGTTTTAAACATCATTAAGTGGCTGTATAATTTATAGAAGTGATAGTAAAAGGCACTTTTTACACGGGGAGTTATTCAAGAGAAGTTTTGAGGGACGCTTGCTAGGAAAAGTTGCTAAATAATTGCCTGTGAAATGATCATTTCATTTTCTCAAACATTATCCAAACACCGTGATACTCATGTGTTGTATTTCATCACGCATAGTTGAAAGTAAGGCGTAAACCTAACTAATATGAGTGTCTTGGTATCATGATATGAAAAAATAAGTTGTGATAGATATGATGGGTATGGATCCACCCTAGGTTATCGATCATTATCGAGGAGAGTGAGGCTATCCGTGCGTGTATTCATAGATTTAATGTGGTATTTCAAACAAGAAAAGTGGCGTTATGGGGCTGGCATCATCGTATTAGCGGTTGTATCTCTGCTATCCCTTATTCCCCCTTATGTAGTTGGTGTTATAGTCGACCATATTTCAGCAGGGACGTTGACACAAGACATTTTAACACGATGGATGCTTTTGTTAGTGGTTCTTGCTGCTATTATTTATGCTTTCCGTTATCTATGGCGAATTCTAATTTTTGGATCGGCGATAAAGCTTGCTAGGTTGTTACGTTACCGTCTCTATAGCCATTTTTCTAACATGTCGTCATCATTCTTTCGCCAGAGAAGAACGGGAGACCTCATGGCCCATGCTACGAATGATATTAGAGCCGTCGAACAAACAGCTGGCACCGGTGTCCTTACATTAGTGGATTCGATAACCATGGGGGGCTTCGTGATTATCACGATGGCAGCAACGATCAGCTGGAAACTTACGCTAATCGCTTTGCTTCCTATGCCGTTCATGGCTTTAGCTACAAGTCGTTATGGTTCTTTGCTTCACAAACGCTTTCTTAAAGCACAAGCGGCGTTTTCTTCTCTAAATGACAAAGTCCAAGAAAGTATGGCAGGAATAAGAGTCATTAAAACGCTTGGTTACGAAAAAGAAGATACAGAAGCTTTTAAAAAAGAAACGGCGAATGTAGTAGAAAAAAATATGGCTGTTGCTAAAGTGGATGCATTATTTGACCCCACTTCATCATTGATTATAGGTGTCTCTTATTTCTTGTCCATTTCATTTGGCGCTGTTTTTGTTGTAAATAATGACATTACAATTGGACAGCTTACTAGTTTTACTGTCTATCTTGGTTTGCTTATTTGGCCAATGCTAGCTTTTGGCTGGTTATTTAATATCGTGGAACGTGGAAGAGCTTCATACGACAGAGTGAAAGCACTATTAGCCGTCAAAAGTAATATTGATGATAAGAAGGGGGCTGATTCTGTACCACCAACTGGAGATATTACTTTTCAGATTGATTATTTTTCTTATGAGGAAGGTCAGCAAAAGCCGGTCTTAAAAGATATTAGTTTACATATTAAACGCGGAGAAACATTAGGGATAGCAGGGAAAACAGGAAGTGGAAAAACGACACTTGTTTCTTCACTTATGAGAGATTTTCAAGTAACAGGTGGTACTATTGCGTTTGCAAATAAACCGATAGACATGTATACCCTTGAAGCTATTCGTAAAACAGTGGTCTATGTCCCGCAAGATCACTTTTTATTTTCTGCATCAATTGCTGACAATATAAGTTTTGGAAAACCGGACGCCTCCTATCAAGAGATTATTGAGGTAGCAAAATTAGCATCCGTACATGATGACATTTTAGCATTAGAAAATGGATATGAGACGCTGGTAGGTGAACGAGGGGTCACGCTTTCAGGTGGGCAGAAACAACGTTTATCTATAGCGCGGGCATTATTAATGGATCCAGAAGTTCTCGTTCTTGATGACGCATTATCAGCTGTTGATGCAGAGACAGAGGAGACGATTTTAAGCCATTTACGAGAATTGCGTAATGAAAAAACAACCGTTATTACGGCACATAGATTGAGTGCTATTAAACATGCTGAACAGATCATTGTCATGGAAGAAGGGTCAATAATTGAACATGGAGACCATGCCAAGCTTATGGCGGAAGGTAATTGGTACTACACCATGTATAATCTACAGCAACTAGAATCATTAGTGGAAAAGGGAGGTGAAATGTATGAATGATCGACATAAACTACTAGTCGCTCCTTTGCCACAACGCGAGACATTTAAACGTCTTCTCAACTACGCGCACCCCCATTGGAAGTGGCTATTAGTTGCTTTTTTTCTATTAGCAGGTGGGACAGCGGCAGAACTAATTGGGCCAATATTAGTACAAATATTTATTGACGATTTTCTCACACCACGTTTTTTTCCACTCCAGTCACTAATGGTACTTGGGCTTGGTTATATATCACTTCATGTCCTATCTGCTTTAATGAACTATTCTCAGTTGTTACTATTTCAAAAAATAGCACTCCGTATTATTGAAAAGCTAAGGATCGATATTTTTGAGAAAGTAGAGAGGTTAGGACTATCATTCTTTGATACGTTTCCAGCTGGAGGCCTTGTTTCACGCATCACCAATGATACAGAGCAAGTAAAAGAATTATATGTTAGCGTGATGGCTAATTTTCTGCAAAATATCATGTTTCTTATTGGGGTATTTGCTGCGATGTTTTATTTAAATGTACAACTTGCTCTTTTTTGTCTTGTTTTGCTGCCCTTAATCGTGGTCATTATGGTGCTATATAAGAAGTTTAGTACGACATATTATACTGAAATGAGCGAAAAATTGAGCGAATTAAACGCACGTTTAAACGAATCAATTCAAGGAATGACAATTATTCAATTGTTCCGGCAAGAACGTCGAATGAGAAAGGAGTTTGAAGAAATTAACCATCGACATCATCGGGCGTGGTTTAAGAGTATTAAGCTAGATGGGTTATTATTACGTCCAGCTGTCGACGTACTGGCCATTTGTGCTCTTGTTATTGTTTTGAGTTATTTTGGCATGACCTCACTAACAAGTCCGGTGGAAATTGGGGTCCTCTATGCATTTGTTAATTATCTCGATCGCTTTTTTGAACCAGTGAACCAAATAATGCAACGGCTTTCTGTTTTTCAACAAGCTATGATTTCAGCAGGCCGGGTGTTCAAGCTGATGGATTATGATGAACGTGGCCCTCA
The DNA window shown above is from Salipaludibacillus agaradhaerens and carries:
- the sirA gene encoding sporulation inhibitor of replication protein SirA, translating into MRKYEIVLMREDVALMYRGMEKKLFQLFKENRLATGLLKTITRSQINYITRTIPEKQINQVIYHTLFHNKDYSNIGNNHRINFKREHSNATLTVTQDKILLEADGNLDAETSFFEILRHYQHYFLALNYKNNEYGWLRPLRALDIVQK
- a CDS encoding ABC transporter ATP-binding protein — encoded protein: MNDRHKLLVAPLPQRETFKRLLNYAHPHWKWLLVAFFLLAGGTAAELIGPILVQIFIDDFLTPRFFPLQSLMVLGLGYISLHVLSALMNYSQLLLFQKIALRIIEKLRIDIFEKVERLGLSFFDTFPAGGLVSRITNDTEQVKELYVSVMANFLQNIMFLIGVFAAMFYLNVQLALFCLVLLPLIVVIMVLYKKFSTTYYTEMSEKLSELNARLNESIQGMTIIQLFRQERRMRKEFEEINHRHHRAWFKSIKLDGLLLRPAVDVLAICALVIVLSYFGMTSLTSPVEIGVLYAFVNYLDRFFEPVNQIMQRLSVFQQAMISAGRVFKLMDYDERGPQQAGNKDPKILKGDIEFRNVTFSYDGTKNVLNDISFRVREGETLALVGHTGSGKSSIINLLMRFYDRSAGEIYIDGSLIDHYRNEELRKSVGLVLQDLFLFVGDVASNIRLFDKKMTDNEVESAAKFVNAHTFISTLTQGYSTPVGERGGTLSSGQRQLISFARTMARTPKILILDEATSSVDTETEAVIQQALTNMSKDRTTIAIAHRLSTIKHADHIIVLHEGQIAEEGTHDELLAKKGLYEKMYLLQQGADKMGLTHEDGLNMQKG
- a CDS encoding ABC transporter transmembrane domain-containing protein is translated as MRVFIDLMWYFKQEKWRYGAGIIVLAVVSLLSLIPPYVVGVIVDHISAGTLTQDILTRWMLLLVVLAAIIYAFRYLWRILIFGSAIKLARLLRYRLYSHFSNMSSSFFRQRRTGDLMAHATNDIRAVEQTAGTGVLTLVDSITMGGFVIITMAATISWKLTLIALLPMPFMALATSRYGSLLHKRFLKAQAAFSSLNDKVQESMAGIRVIKTLGYEKEDTEAFKKETANVVEKNMAVAKVDALFDPTSSLIIGVSYFLSISFGAVFVVNNDITIGQLTSFTVYLGLLIWPMLAFGWLFNIVERGRASYDRVKALLAVKSNIDDKKGADSVPPTGDITFQIDYFSYEEGQQKPVLKDISLHIKRGETLGIAGKTGSGKTTLVSSLMRDFQVTGGTIAFANKPIDMYTLEAIRKTVVYVPQDHFLFSASIADNISFGKPDASYQEIIEVAKLASVHDDILALENGYETLVGERGVTLSGGQKQRLSIARALLMDPEVLVLDDALSAVDAETEETILSHLRELRNEKTTVITAHRLSAIKHAEQIIVMEEGSIIEHGDHAKLMAEGNWYYTMYNLQQLESLVEKGGEMYE
- a CDS encoding YneF family protein, giving the protein MWVNILIGVIALLAGIALGFFIARQYMMNYMKKNPPINEKMLRVMMMQMGQNPSQKKINQMMKAMQGQTDKK